In Corylus avellana chromosome ca2, CavTom2PMs-1.0, the following proteins share a genomic window:
- the LOC132170938 gene encoding patellin-4 yields MTVEETQVAEVVVAGEETKKVAEETEKVFRGDDEVKDADESKPKTVQKSSSYKEESNFLTDLKEFERKALTELKVKLEEAILGNKLYKKEDPKKTEEKPVAEEKEGEESEKPVEEAAENKEEEKEVGVGKDEAAVECEEEKKPDTDISLWGVPLLPSKGAEGTDVVLLKFLRAREFKVNDAFEMLRKTLQWRREAEIDSILDDELCADLSSAAYMNGVDREGHPVCYNIFGVFDSEELYQKTFGTDEKRRQFLRWRCQLMEKGIQKLDLKPGGASSLIQINDLKKSPGPAKKELRIATKQAIGIFQDNYPELVAKNIFINVPFWYYALNALISPFLTQRTKSKFVVARPARVTETLLKYIPVEEIPVNYGGFKRENDFEFSVKDGSVSELILKAGSTEIIEIPALEVGTTLVWDLTVLGWEVNYKEEFVPVDEGSYTIIVQKAKKMGSQEGPIRNSFIANEPGKVVLTIENMSSKKKRVLHRCKANESC; encoded by the exons ATGACTGTTGAAGAAACCCAAGTGGCTGAGGTTGTCGTTGCTGGAGAAGAGACCAAGAAGGTCGCCGAAGAGACGGAAAAGGTTTTCCGAGGTGACGATGAAGTGAAAGATGCGGATGAATCAAAGCCCAAAACAGTTCAAAAGAGCTCTTCTTATAAGGAAGAGAGCAACTTCCTTACTGATCTGAAGGAGTTTGAGAGGAAGGCGTTGACTGAGCTGAAAGTGAAACTCGAAGAAGCCATCCTCGGAAACAAACTCTACAAGAAAGAGGACCCAAAAAAGACGGAGGAAAAACCGGTGGCAGAAGAGAAAGAAGGCGAGGAAAGCGAGAAACCTGTGGAAGAAGCGGCTGAAAAtaaggaggaagagaaagaagtaGGCGTTGGAAAGGACGAAGCAGCAGTAGAATGCGAGGAAGAGAAGAAACCCGATACAGATATCTCCCTCTGGGGAGTACCCCTTTTGCCTAGTAAAGGCGCCGAGGGTACAGACGTAGTTCTCCTGAAGTTCTTGAGGGCGAGGGAGTTCAAGGTAAATGATGCTTTCGAGATGCTCAGGAAAACGCTTCAATGGAGGAGGGAAGCCGAGATCGATTCGATCTTGGACGATGAGCTGTGCGCAGATCTAAGCTCCGCCGCCTACATGAATGGCGTTGATCGCGAAGGTCACCCGGTTTGCTACAACATTTTCGGGGTGTTTGACAGCGAGGAGCTTTACCAAAAGACGTTTGGAACCGATGAGAAGCGTCGGCAGTTCCTGAGATGGAGGTGCCAGTTGATGGAGAAGGGTATTCAGAAGCTTGATTTGAAGCCCGGCGGCGCCTCCTCCTTGATCCAAATCAATGATCTGAAGAAATCCCCCGGACCCGCCAAGAAGGAGCTTCGGATTGCCACAAAGCAAGCAATTGGGATTTTTCAGGACAATTACCCAGAACTTGTTGCCAAAAAT ATCTTCATAAACGTTCCATTCTGGTACTATGCTCTCAATGCCCTTATATCTCCCTTCCTAACCCAGAGAACCAAGAGCAAATTTGTTGTTGCTCGCCCAGCCAGGGTCACAGAGACTCTGCTCAA GTACATCCCTGTGGAGGAGATCCCTGTTAACTACGGTGGCTTCAAGAGGGAGAATGATTTTGAGTTCTCTGTCAAAGATGGCTCGGTTTCAGAGCTCATACTCAAGGCTGGATCAACCGAAATCATTGAGATACCGGCATTGGAG GTTGGAACCACATTGGTGTGGGACTTGACTGTTCTGGGCTGGGAAGTGAACTACAAGGAGGAATTCGTTCCGGTTGATGAGGGGTCTTACACCATCATTGTGCAGAAGGCAAAAAAGATGGGCTCTCAGGAAGGACCTATTCGCAACTCCTTCATAGCCAATGAACCTGGAAAAGTTGTCCTCACCATCGAGAACATGTCCAGCAAGAAGAAGAGGGTTCTGCATCGGTGCAAGGCTAATGAGAGCTGCTAG